Proteins encoded together in one Sulfoacidibacillus ferrooxidans window:
- the speB gene encoding agmatinase, whose translation MKERSHKDPFDPAYSGNTFIGSIDTYDAARAVIYGMPMDWTTSFRPGTRLGPQRIREVSIGLEEYSPYVDRLLEDVSYIDMGDIPLPFGNPMRSIDMIEQYVGKWIDDGKIPFGLGGEHLVTLGAVRAVFSRVPNVQLLHFDAHTDLRDEYEGEAMSHSAVIKRIAEFLPTKNIHQFGIRSGTREEFAYGRAHTNFHPFDVLEPLRQSVATIGKKPCYITIDIDVLDPAYAPGTGTAEAGGISSKELLAAIHAMADLQVVGFDLVEVAPALDPTEQTQIVAAKLLREALLTFVE comes from the coding sequence ATGAAGGAGCGGTCACATAAAGATCCTTTTGACCCAGCCTACTCTGGCAATACGTTTATCGGTTCCATCGATACATACGATGCGGCACGGGCTGTCATTTATGGAATGCCAATGGATTGGACAACCTCTTTTCGACCAGGCACGCGTTTAGGACCACAGCGGATTCGCGAGGTATCGATAGGGCTTGAAGAGTATAGCCCTTATGTAGATCGCCTGTTGGAGGATGTCTCTTATATTGATATGGGTGATATTCCACTTCCGTTTGGGAATCCGATGCGCAGCATAGATATGATTGAACAGTATGTAGGAAAATGGATAGATGATGGGAAGATTCCATTTGGACTTGGCGGAGAGCATTTAGTGACATTAGGTGCTGTGCGTGCAGTTTTTTCACGTGTACCCAATGTTCAACTCTTGCATTTTGATGCGCATACAGACTTGCGTGATGAATATGAGGGAGAGGCGATGTCGCACTCTGCTGTCATTAAAAGAATTGCAGAATTTCTCCCAACTAAAAACATCCATCAGTTTGGGATTCGTTCAGGTACACGTGAGGAGTTTGCCTACGGGAGGGCTCATACCAATTTCCATCCTTTTGATGTGCTTGAACCATTGCGGCAAAGCGTCGCTACTATCGGTAAAAAACCTTGTTATATCACTATCGATATCGACGTGCTAGACCCAGCTTATGCGCCGGGAACAGGCACTGCTGAAGCAGGTGGTATTAGTTCAAAAGAACTGCTTGCAGCCATTCATGCGATGGCTGATCTACAAGTTGTAGGGTTTGATTTAGTAGAAGTGGCACCCGCTTTAGACCCGACAGAACAGACGCAAATTGTTGCAGCCAAACTTTTACGTGAAGCATTGCTTACCTTTGTCGAGTAG
- a CDS encoding DUF1934 domain-containing protein yields MGERGYIRITSDAAGVTECEALIEELDSHAGYRVTYKEMQEGMQGTTTTLLLDVSDQSIPTMRMSRHGDEVESLQDFVEGKTTKAYYKVASSDLTFAIETHRLSVFVVGNRVEVDVEAAFLFSNEQPLPFIARLEWGFL; encoded by the coding sequence ATGGGTGAACGAGGTTATATTCGCATTACATCTGATGCTGCAGGTGTTACAGAATGCGAGGCACTGATTGAAGAATTGGATTCACATGCAGGATATCGCGTCACATATAAAGAGATGCAAGAGGGTATGCAGGGGACGACAACGACTCTGCTTCTCGATGTGTCAGATCAAAGTATACCGACGATGCGTATGTCACGACATGGCGATGAAGTAGAGTCTTTGCAAGACTTTGTAGAAGGGAAGACAACAAAAGCATATTACAAGGTCGCCAGTAGTGATCTTACATTTGCTATTGAAACCCATAGACTTTCCGTATTCGTTGTGGGGAATCGCGTAGAGGTGGATGTGGAAGCGGCTTTTCTCTTTTCAAATGAGCAGCCGCTTCCATTCATTGCGCGATTAGAGTGGGGGTTTCTATAA
- the rlmH gene encoding 23S rRNA (pseudouridine(1915)-N(3))-methyltransferase RlmH, whose translation MQIVVIAVGKLKEKYWKEAQAEYLKRLLSYASLSMIEVADEADDIDPSRIQQIEGLRILSKLKERDYVIALDVRGDTYSSEQFADQLQSVFSHGHGRYVFLIGGSHGFSTAVLERSQMKFSMSKLTFPHQMARIILLEQIYRSFRISSGSPYHK comes from the coding sequence GTGCAAATCGTGGTAATTGCTGTTGGAAAACTAAAAGAAAAGTACTGGAAAGAAGCGCAGGCAGAGTATCTCAAAAGGTTACTCTCCTACGCTTCTTTATCTATGATCGAAGTCGCTGATGAAGCAGATGATATAGATCCTTCACGTATTCAACAGATAGAGGGTTTGCGAATTCTGTCTAAGCTGAAAGAACGAGATTATGTCATAGCTCTCGATGTGCGCGGAGACACCTATAGTTCAGAGCAATTTGCAGATCAACTTCAATCGGTATTTTCACATGGGCATGGCCGTTACGTGTTTCTGATTGGAGGTTCACATGGATTTAGTACGGCTGTTTTAGAGCGCTCACAGATGAAATTTTCTATGTCAAAGCTGACATTCCCACATCAAATGGCACGCATTATTTTACTTGAGCAAATATATCGGAGCTTTCGTATTTCTTCTGGTTCTCCGTATCACAAATAA
- a CDS encoding S1C family serine protease: MGFYDDGQFRSAKNRGPGSSSLLRWIAVVVVSAVIGSVTTMAAVPMMIEANIIASPTAANANLENMSYHNLQPVTVQINDAVVQAVKKVRPSVVGVVNYQMMANAGSTSTSLQEEGVGSGVIFSSKGYIVTNYHVVQGATKVEVVIHKKYHVYATVVGYDPYTDLAVLKVPSSYIQPGDVAQFGNSATLQVGEPAIAIGNPAGLDFADTVTTGVISATQRTMPVIDEATGNVIGEQTELQTDAAINPGNSGGPLCNILGQVIGINNSKIVAHGFEGMGFSIPINEVRTIVDQILATGHATHAAIGVEGESLSAVPSEYQPNVPVDYGVWVVSVMSASAKASGLEHGDVIIAVDGHKVTGITSLRSILWKDFQPGQVVTVTVYRDQQKENLKIKLGELPPPSNTASSSPAPGSSSGGSSGINPLDPFGGAGN; encoded by the coding sequence ATGGGTTTTTATGATGACGGTCAGTTTCGAAGTGCTAAAAATCGCGGGCCGGGTTCAAGCTCACTACTAAGGTGGATAGCAGTAGTCGTTGTATCTGCAGTGATTGGATCAGTCACTACGATGGCTGCAGTTCCGATGATGATTGAGGCGAATATCATTGCATCACCCACTGCTGCAAATGCCAACCTTGAAAATATGAGTTATCACAACTTGCAACCTGTGACTGTTCAGATCAATGATGCTGTGGTGCAAGCAGTTAAGAAAGTTCGCCCATCTGTTGTAGGGGTAGTCAATTATCAAATGATGGCGAATGCCGGAAGTACGAGTACATCCTTGCAAGAAGAAGGGGTTGGCTCTGGAGTCATATTTAGCTCCAAAGGGTATATCGTCACGAATTATCATGTAGTTCAAGGTGCGACAAAGGTCGAAGTGGTAATTCATAAAAAGTACCATGTCTATGCTACGGTGGTGGGGTATGATCCGTATACGGATCTCGCCGTGCTAAAAGTCCCATCATCTTATATTCAACCAGGGGATGTTGCTCAGTTTGGAAATTCCGCTACTTTACAAGTTGGCGAGCCCGCAATTGCTATCGGCAATCCAGCAGGGTTGGACTTTGCAGATACGGTGACCACAGGGGTGATCAGCGCGACACAACGTACCATGCCAGTTATTGATGAGGCCACTGGCAACGTGATCGGGGAACAGACGGAATTGCAAACAGATGCAGCGATTAATCCAGGAAATAGTGGGGGCCCATTATGTAATATTTTGGGTCAGGTCATTGGCATTAATAACTCAAAAATTGTTGCGCATGGATTTGAAGGTATGGGTTTTTCGATACCCATCAATGAAGTTCGCACCATAGTCGATCAAATTTTAGCAACTGGTCATGCGACTCATGCTGCCATTGGGGTTGAAGGCGAATCACTATCAGCTGTGCCATCGGAATATCAACCTAATGTTCCAGTAGATTATGGTGTCTGGGTTGTTAGCGTAATGAGTGCAAGTGCGAAGGCAAGTGGGTTAGAGCACGGTGATGTCATTATTGCGGTAGATGGTCACAAGGTGACAGGGATCACATCATTGCGCTCTATTCTTTGGAAGGATTTTCAACCTGGGCAAGTGGTTACAGTTACTGTATATAGAGATCAGCAAAAAGAAAATTTGAAGATTAAACTTGGTGAATTGCCTCCACCGTCCAATACTGCTTCGAGTTCGCCTGCACCAGGGTCTTCTTCAGGAGGAAGTAGTGGCATTAATCCGCTAGATCCATTTGGCGGAGCGGGTAATTAG
- a CDS encoding MBL fold metallo-hydrolase has translation MNSTELQFSILASGSTGNAVFVRSGSTNILIDAGVGIRQLQAAFSDIEIDMETLDAIIVTHEHSDHVRGLASLMRKCSVPIYTSQGTWSKIVHFWKDEEQVIARMIRADIPFSLGEFVLEPFALSHDAEEPLGFSIYANGKKLVLATDLGYASDHIRSVTQGAHAYILEANHDIDLLRTGPYPWHLKRRILGDKGHLSNDSAGDYLCDVVTDDTASVYLAHLSKENNRPTLAHKVVQQSIAHLPVVVERGLKLCVTYPDRPTQLVTSSGPEKLEQMIQDIT, from the coding sequence TTGAATTCAACTGAGCTGCAGTTTAGTATTTTAGCGAGCGGCAGTACAGGGAATGCGGTCTTTGTAAGGTCTGGTTCAACCAATATTTTAATCGATGCCGGTGTAGGAATTCGTCAACTGCAGGCAGCCTTCTCTGACATAGAGATAGACATGGAGACACTTGATGCAATTATTGTTACACATGAGCACAGCGATCATGTAAGAGGACTGGCATCGCTTATGCGCAAATGTTCAGTTCCGATCTATACGTCCCAAGGAACGTGGAGTAAGATTGTTCATTTTTGGAAAGACGAAGAACAGGTAATCGCTCGTATGATACGAGCAGATATACCTTTTTCTTTAGGAGAGTTTGTACTTGAGCCCTTTGCTTTATCTCATGACGCAGAAGAACCACTCGGTTTTAGTATATATGCCAACGGTAAAAAACTTGTGTTAGCGACCGATCTTGGCTATGCTAGCGATCATATTCGGAGTGTCACTCAAGGTGCACATGCGTATATTTTAGAGGCTAATCACGATATTGATTTACTGAGAACCGGACCTTATCCATGGCATTTAAAGCGCCGAATTTTAGGCGATAAGGGACATTTATCTAATGATAGTGCTGGTGATTATTTATGTGATGTGGTTACGGATGACACTGCATCAGTGTATTTGGCACATTTGAGTAAAGAAAATAATCGTCCAACTTTAGCACACAAGGTGGTTCAGCAATCCATTGCACATCTCCCCGTCGTTGTCGAGCGGGGTCTTAAGTTATGTGTAACCTATCCTGATCGACCAACTCAGCTGGTTACTTCATCGGGGCCTGAAAAGCTAGAACAAATGATACAAGATATTACTTAG
- the speE gene encoding polyamine aminopropyltransferase: protein MELWFTEKQTADYGITAKITKTLHTEQTEFQDLAVIDTNEWGRMLVLDGCVMTTIRDEFVYHEMISHIALSAHPNPQKVLVVGGGDGGVMREIIKHKTVQKAVLAEIDGRVIELSKQYLPEIAVALTDPRIDVRVIDGIAHVKEHKQEYDVIIVDSTDPIGPAVGLFAKEFYENIYAALKEDGIFVAQSESPFMHGELIGRVQKDVSAIFPITRLYLASIPTYPSGLWSFTIGSKRHDPLQIADEQRASELVTRYYTPSLHRAAFTLPAFVEELVK from the coding sequence ATGGAACTATGGTTTACAGAAAAACAAACGGCTGATTATGGGATTACAGCTAAAATCACAAAAACATTACACACAGAACAAACGGAGTTTCAAGATCTTGCTGTAATTGATACCAATGAATGGGGTCGTATGCTCGTTTTAGATGGATGTGTAATGACGACGATTCGCGATGAATTTGTCTATCATGAAATGATTTCGCACATTGCCTTGTCTGCACATCCAAACCCGCAAAAAGTACTAGTCGTGGGTGGTGGTGACGGCGGAGTCATGCGAGAGATCATCAAGCATAAAACGGTACAAAAAGCAGTGCTTGCAGAGATTGACGGTCGTGTTATTGAACTCTCTAAACAATACTTGCCAGAAATTGCAGTTGCACTCACAGATCCACGTATCGATGTGCGCGTAATCGATGGGATTGCGCATGTTAAAGAGCACAAACAGGAATATGATGTGATTATTGTCGACTCAACGGATCCTATTGGACCTGCTGTAGGCTTATTTGCAAAAGAGTTTTATGAAAATATTTACGCAGCACTTAAAGAAGATGGCATCTTTGTTGCGCAAAGTGAATCACCGTTTATGCACGGTGAACTCATCGGCCGTGTACAAAAAGATGTCTCCGCAATCTTTCCGATCACGCGGTTATATTTAGCATCGATCCCTACGTATCCAAGCGGTTTGTGGAGTTTTACTATCGGCTCTAAGCGTCATGATCCCCTACAGATTGCAGATGAACAGCGTGCAAGTGAACTGGTTACTCGCTATTACACACCTTCATTGCATCGTGCAGCGTTTACCTTGCCTGCATTTGTAGAGGAGTTGGTGAAGTAA
- a CDS encoding carboxypeptidase M32, protein MCVNHEELIPQFRSYLKKMADYHSAIALLEWDARTHMPKNGIVGRSQAIATLSGEAFRMSVSEQMEQFLDQLGSHTEQLDPITLRLVEESQRTFDRSKKIPPDRYEAFVALTSEAQSVWEVARENNDFATFAPFLESIVDMTREFVDDWGYENHPYDTLLDQYEVGMTVSILDELFSGLRKDTVSLLNKIEAKPHIHTEILERFYDPEKQKAFSEFILREMGYDFQSGRLDETAHPFATGIAPGDVRITTHYYPHFFNAAMFGSIHEGGHALYEQGISSDLIGTPLHMGTSMGIHESQSRFWENTIGRSYEFWQCYYGDLQSYFPESLGDVTLDEFYSAINAVRPSLIRIEADEVTYNLHIMLRYEMEKGLIANTLSVKDLPELWHESMKTNLGVTPRNDAEGVLQDVHWSGGMFGYFPSYALGNIYAAQFTQAIERDLPDFKDRIKHGRLLEIREWLGQNIHQYGSLLKPAEILKQATGETIDAKPLVSYLQQKFSGLYHL, encoded by the coding sequence ATGTGCGTGAATCATGAAGAGCTCATCCCGCAGTTTCGATCATATCTTAAGAAGATGGCAGATTATCATAGTGCAATTGCCTTGCTCGAATGGGATGCACGCACGCATATGCCAAAAAACGGAATTGTCGGAAGGTCGCAAGCGATTGCAACCCTGTCAGGTGAAGCCTTCCGAATGAGCGTGTCAGAGCAGATGGAACAGTTTCTTGATCAATTAGGAAGCCACACAGAACAGTTAGACCCCATTACGCTGCGTCTTGTTGAGGAGTCGCAACGGACATTTGATCGCAGTAAAAAAATTCCTCCTGATCGTTATGAGGCATTTGTTGCATTAACATCGGAGGCACAATCTGTATGGGAAGTTGCACGAGAAAATAATGATTTTGCTACTTTTGCACCTTTTCTTGAAAGTATTGTGGATATGACCCGTGAATTTGTCGATGATTGGGGTTATGAAAATCATCCATATGATACGCTTTTGGACCAGTATGAAGTAGGCATGACTGTCTCGATACTAGATGAGCTATTCTCTGGGTTGCGCAAGGACACAGTAAGCTTGCTGAATAAAATCGAAGCAAAACCACATATACACACTGAAATTTTAGAACGATTTTATGATCCGGAGAAACAAAAGGCCTTTAGCGAGTTTATTTTACGCGAGATGGGTTATGATTTTCAGTCAGGTCGTCTGGATGAAACTGCACATCCATTTGCAACAGGTATTGCACCGGGTGATGTAAGGATTACCACACATTATTATCCACATTTTTTTAATGCAGCGATGTTTGGCTCGATTCATGAAGGTGGTCATGCTCTTTATGAACAGGGGATTTCTAGCGATTTGATAGGAACTCCTTTGCATATGGGCACTTCTATGGGTATTCATGAGTCACAGTCGCGTTTTTGGGAAAATACGATTGGACGAAGTTATGAATTCTGGCAATGTTATTATGGAGATTTACAATCCTATTTCCCGGAGTCATTAGGTGATGTAACACTTGATGAATTTTATAGCGCCATTAATGCTGTGCGTCCATCACTGATTCGCATTGAGGCAGATGAAGTTACGTATAACCTGCATATCATGTTGCGTTATGAAATGGAAAAGGGACTCATTGCAAATACTCTATCTGTAAAAGATTTGCCAGAACTGTGGCATGAAAGCATGAAGACTAATTTGGGTGTTACTCCACGAAATGATGCTGAAGGCGTATTGCAAGATGTGCATTGGTCTGGAGGTATGTTTGGATATTTTCCATCCTACGCGTTAGGGAATATCTATGCGGCACAATTTACACAAGCAATTGAGCGAGATTTACCAGATTTTAAGGATCGTATCAAACATGGCCGTTTACTAGAGATTAGGGAATGGCTTGGACAAAATATTCATCAGTATGGGAGCCTTTTAAAACCTGCAGAAATCCTTAAGCAGGCTACGGGTGAAACAATTGATGCTAAACCGTTAGTTTCTTACTTACAACAGAAATTTTCTGGGTTGTATCATTTATAA
- a CDS encoding transglycosylase domain-containing protein: MSKPPKALLRPPIEHQPELIKKWWTQHHKPWTHGTRMISYAFLGTIGIGTGIGYTLHHMPLPSLLVAPSQILSQDGQVIGQLSDQSARMEVPLSDIPLALQEATIAVEDASFYHHRGLNFKGIGRALLADLSARHIVQGGSTITQQLAKNLFLSSDRTLWRKLQEALYAVDLEWHYSKQKILTDYLNVIYYGDGATGVEAAAELYFGKSVTQLDLAQCTLLAGLPKGPSIYSPFIDEVAAKERQKQVLQAMVRAGYLTQRAAHAAFIAPLHFAHRTHEQVFAPYFMDAAATAAQDTLHVQKGAFYRGGLSIRSTLDIPLQKALDQAISRDMPATSGLQVAAIVMDPTTGAIKAYTGGKNYTASPYDRVHAMRQPGSVFKPFVYTAALDNGYTVAMHMKSAPTTFHYDGTRAYTVHNFAEDYSYGQIDMKQAIAHSDNIFAVSTNLHVGPKRVIDVANRFGLPDNMHPYPSLALGVFPVSAYELARAYAVFANGGYLVQPHYFTAITDPTGHYLARATPSKLLVESPVTCYIMTDMLQSVMQPGGTGYRVKHMIPGTVAAKTGTTDTDAWIVGYTPHTVCAVWVGYDHMRPINSVESHIAAPIFASVMKAAFAENPQGSFIQPTGVSKVGIDPQTGQRATSQCPIVEQDFFAAHTEPLSSCMLHPEPTIGIGQRMQQMIQSFWHLIGR; the protein is encoded by the coding sequence GTGAGCAAACCTCCAAAAGCCTTACTAAGACCACCCATTGAACATCAACCAGAGCTTATTAAAAAATGGTGGACACAACACCATAAACCATGGACTCACGGTACTCGCATGATCTCCTATGCTTTTCTTGGCACGATCGGCATTGGAACAGGTATCGGATATACTCTGCATCACATGCCATTACCGTCATTACTCGTTGCTCCTTCTCAAATCCTTTCTCAAGATGGTCAAGTGATCGGACAACTTTCTGACCAATCCGCGCGCATGGAAGTCCCTCTAAGCGATATTCCATTAGCCTTACAAGAAGCGACCATTGCCGTAGAAGATGCTTCCTTTTATCACCATCGCGGATTAAATTTCAAAGGGATTGGGCGCGCGCTATTGGCTGATCTTAGCGCCAGACATATCGTGCAAGGCGGATCCACAATTACGCAGCAATTAGCTAAAAATTTATTTTTATCAAGTGATCGCACGCTATGGAGAAAGCTTCAAGAAGCACTGTATGCAGTAGATCTAGAGTGGCATTATTCTAAACAAAAAATTTTAACAGACTATCTCAATGTCATTTACTACGGGGATGGAGCAACGGGTGTCGAAGCTGCAGCAGAGCTGTATTTCGGAAAATCCGTTACACAATTAGACCTTGCACAATGTACACTTCTCGCTGGATTACCAAAAGGACCTAGCATTTATTCTCCATTTATCGATGAAGTCGCAGCAAAAGAGCGTCAAAAGCAAGTACTACAAGCCATGGTGCGCGCTGGATATCTTACGCAACGTGCAGCACACGCCGCTTTTATTGCTCCACTCCATTTTGCACACCGCACACATGAACAAGTGTTTGCTCCATATTTTATGGATGCAGCTGCAACGGCTGCACAAGACACGCTACATGTACAAAAAGGTGCTTTCTATCGCGGTGGCCTCTCTATTCGATCGACACTTGATATCCCATTGCAAAAAGCACTTGATCAGGCTATTTCACGCGATATGCCTGCAACAAGTGGATTACAGGTAGCTGCAATCGTCATGGATCCCACGACTGGAGCTATTAAAGCATACACTGGAGGAAAAAATTACACTGCAAGCCCATATGATCGCGTTCATGCTATGCGACAACCTGGTTCTGTATTTAAACCATTTGTCTATACTGCTGCACTCGATAACGGATACACAGTGGCTATGCACATGAAAAGTGCACCGACTACCTTTCACTACGATGGCACTCGTGCATACACTGTACACAATTTTGCTGAGGACTACTCTTACGGTCAAATTGACATGAAACAAGCCATTGCACACTCTGACAATATATTTGCAGTCAGTACAAATCTACATGTTGGTCCCAAGCGAGTGATCGATGTCGCCAATCGGTTTGGCTTACCTGACAATATGCATCCCTATCCTTCTCTCGCACTAGGCGTATTTCCTGTCTCTGCCTATGAATTAGCGCGAGCTTATGCTGTCTTTGCTAATGGGGGATATCTTGTACAACCGCATTATTTCACGGCAATTACCGATCCAACGGGTCACTATCTAGCACGAGCCACTCCATCTAAATTACTTGTAGAGTCTCCGGTCACCTGTTATATCATGACTGACATGCTACAAAGTGTTATGCAACCCGGAGGAACTGGTTATCGTGTAAAACACATGATTCCAGGTACTGTCGCGGCTAAAACAGGCACAACTGATACAGATGCCTGGATTGTTGGATATACCCCACACACTGTCTGTGCAGTCTGGGTAGGCTATGACCATATGCGCCCCATCAATTCTGTCGAGTCACACATAGCCGCTCCAATCTTTGCATCTGTTATGAAGGCAGCATTTGCAGAGAATCCACAAGGTTCCTTTATTCAACCTACAGGGGTAAGTAAAGTAGGAATCGACCCACAAACGGGGCAAAGAGCAACATCACAATGCCCTATAGTAGAACAAGACTTTTTTGCTGCTCATACAGAGCCATTGAGTAGCTGTATGCTACACCCTGAGCCGACTATCGGCATTGGACAACGCATGCAACAAATGATTCAATCTTTTTGGCATCTCATAGGAAGGTAA
- a CDS encoding pyridoxal phosphate-dependent aminotransferase — protein sequence MLNLSKRARSISPSATLSIDTKTKELIASGVDVINLSVGEPDFHTPDQASLAAISAITKHFTKYTAVNGIVELRQAIAKKLLEENHLQYTANEIIVSTGAKQSLFNIFMTILDPLDEVLLPTPYWVSYPEQIALCDGIPVPLVTNESTQFKITPTQLEQAITPKTKAILLNSPSNPTGAVYTSSELHALAEILNKHDLYVISDEIYEQLTYGVAHESIAGLPGMRDRTFVVNGFSKTFAMTGWRVGYVAASEQLVRAMSSLQSHTTANPSSISQWAALGALGTFNLQTVTEYRARRDFVVAMMSSFDGIQCIQPEGAFYVFPNAAGVVSKRYTSAHGDSCVIKSVDHLCELLLTEAHIAVVPGTGFGAPDNFRISYATSLSQLELANKRLKTFFNQVE from the coding sequence ATGCTCAATTTATCAAAACGCGCGCGTAGCATTTCTCCTTCAGCTACGCTATCGATTGATACAAAGACCAAGGAACTCATTGCAAGTGGCGTGGACGTGATTAATCTCAGTGTAGGTGAGCCTGACTTTCATACGCCAGATCAAGCATCACTTGCGGCAATCTCAGCGATAACCAAACATTTCACAAAGTACACGGCAGTAAATGGCATCGTGGAACTCCGTCAAGCTATCGCAAAAAAACTTTTGGAAGAGAACCATCTCCAATATACTGCCAATGAAATCATTGTTTCTACTGGTGCTAAACAATCACTTTTTAATATCTTTATGACAATTCTTGATCCACTTGACGAAGTCTTATTGCCCACTCCCTACTGGGTGAGCTACCCGGAACAAATTGCGCTTTGTGATGGCATACCTGTTCCTCTAGTAACCAATGAATCTACCCAATTCAAGATTACACCCACGCAACTAGAACAAGCTATTACACCTAAAACAAAAGCAATCTTACTTAACTCACCTAGCAACCCAACAGGTGCAGTTTATACGTCCTCAGAATTACACGCACTCGCAGAGATATTAAATAAACATGATTTATACGTCATTAGTGATGAGATTTACGAACAACTCACCTATGGAGTGGCACACGAAAGCATCGCAGGTCTTCCTGGTATGCGTGATCGCACCTTTGTAGTCAATGGATTTTCAAAAACATTTGCGATGACCGGATGGCGTGTCGGCTATGTTGCTGCTTCAGAACAATTGGTACGTGCAATGTCTAGCTTGCAATCTCATACAACAGCCAATCCATCTTCCATATCACAATGGGCGGCACTCGGTGCACTCGGTACATTTAACCTACAAACAGTAACAGAATACCGTGCACGTCGAGATTTTGTTGTAGCTATGATGAGTTCATTTGATGGCATTCAGTGCATACAGCCTGAAGGTGCATTTTACGTTTTCCCAAATGCTGCAGGGGTCGTATCAAAGAGATATACCAGTGCACATGGTGATTCCTGTGTAATCAAGTCAGTCGATCACCTCTGTGAGCTTTTACTCACTGAAGCCCACATAGCTGTGGTTCCAGGAACAGGATTTGGTGCACCAGATAACTTCCGTATATCTTACGCCACTTCATTATCCCAATTAGAACTTGCAAACAAGCGTTTGAAAACCTTCTTTAACCAAGTAGAATAG
- a CDS encoding SGNH/GDSL hydrolase family protein — protein sequence MRHLTVYGDSIAAGYGAPPGQGFVPRLASLAAQKNHNPALPYFNFGQSGMTTFALQSAFHHNDAWIGGLHRATTICVLIGGDDIIDDLPILLSRNKQAIEKALVASVIAYRAMLLDIRRQTKAPLAVGTIYNPYPGTALAETAISTYNEIVVIPAAQATGASIAPIHSAFAGNQAGLIDGYSTGIAGQPGRNGVAFPIHPNTRGHQVIAETFASVIP from the coding sequence ATGAGGCATCTAACGGTATATGGGGATTCCATAGCAGCCGGTTACGGTGCGCCGCCTGGACAAGGATTTGTACCTCGTCTGGCATCACTTGCGGCACAAAAAAACCACAATCCTGCTCTTCCCTATTTTAATTTTGGTCAATCTGGAATGACGACGTTTGCCTTACAAAGTGCGTTTCACCATAATGATGCTTGGATCGGTGGGTTACATCGAGCCACGACTATTTGTGTGCTTATTGGCGGAGATGACATCATTGATGATCTACCCATCTTATTGTCACGCAATAAGCAAGCCATAGAGAAGGCGTTAGTAGCAAGCGTTATCGCCTATCGTGCTATGCTTCTCGACATTCGTCGCCAAACTAAAGCACCTCTTGCTGTTGGCACCATTTATAACCCTTATCCAGGAACAGCACTCGCAGAGACTGCTATCAGTACGTACAATGAAATCGTAGTTATTCCTGCTGCACAGGCTACAGGTGCCAGCATTGCCCCCATCCACTCTGCGTTTGCAGGCAACCAAGCAGGACTCATTGATGGGTATAGCACAGGTATCGCGGGCCAGCCAGGCCGTAATGGGGTTGCCTTTCCCATTCACCCAAATACTAGGGGACATCAGGTCATCGCTGAAACATTTGCTTCTGTCATTCCTTAA